A genomic window from Glycine soja cultivar W05 chromosome 10, ASM419377v2, whole genome shotgun sequence includes:
- the LOC114371324 gene encoding uncharacterized protein LOC114371324, which yields MRKVAYVLNTDIPVVPKDVEKEVKDKMTMELALWNENNYLCKNFILNGLADDLYDYYSPYKSAKLVWLVLEKNYDTEEVGTKKYVVSHYLKYQTTDDKSVESQSYEIQKIAHDIISEGMALDEQFQVVVIIDKLPLGWKDFKNLLRHKTKIFSLESLITCLRIEEEARRQDQKDEVLAVSHNNTKRKNIAAPQANMTQEPYIVVIPEINMIGGSDE from the coding sequence ATGAGGAAAGTTGCCTATGTTTTGAACACTGATATTCCAGTGGTACCTAAAGATGTTGAGAAGGAAGTGAAGGATAAAATGACTATGGAATTAGCTCTCtggaatgaaaataattatctatgcaagaatttcattctgaaTGGGTTAGCTGATGATCTCTATGATTATTATAGCCCATATAAGTCTGCCAAATTAGTTTGGCTGGTTCTAGAAAAGAATTATGATACTGAGGAAGTTGGAACTAAAAAGTATGTTGTTAGCCACTACCTCAAGTATCAAACGACTGATGATAAATCAGTAGAGTCTCAATCCTATGAGATACAGAAAATTGCTCATGATATCATATCAGAGGGTATGGCTTTGGATGAGCAATTTCAGGTTGTTGTCATCATAGACAAGCTGCCTCTTGGCTGGAAGGATTTCAAAAACCTTCTCAGACACAAGACCAAAATATTCTCTTTGGAGTCTCTGATCACATGTCTGCGCATTGAGGAAGAGGCACGCAGACAGGATCAGAAAGATGAAGTGTTGGCTGTGTCTCACAACAACACTAAAAGGAAGAACATAGCTGCTCCCCAGGCTAACATGACTCAAGAGCCATACATAGTTGTGATACCTGAGATCAATATGATTGGAGGATCAGATGAATGA